In a single window of the Halobacteriovoraceae bacterium genome:
- a CDS encoding bifunctional 3-deoxy-7-phosphoheptulonate synthase/chorismate mutase type II, protein MDIKPLNSYIQNLTKPLVIAGPCSAESEEQVMAVAREVKNIEQVKIFRAGIWKPRTRPGTFEGVGSLGLPWLKKVKHETGLLVSTEVANAWHVEEALKHDIDILWIGARTTASPFAIQEIADAVKGTNIPVFVKNPINVDLALWIGALERLYNCGITKMAAIHRGFSAPDKTKYRNMPLWRIPIELKRRHPNIPIICDPSHIAGNRSLVPVVCQKAMDVNQDGLMIETHCDPNNAMSDAAQQITPSSLRELLGGLSLKTERSDDKDFEHHLEELRAKIDRIDHDLLEVLQQRMEVVEKIGEAKAECNITALQLSRMDELLIDRMRQGESLGLSPEYIKELYNVIHEESVRKQTRIMSNKKK, encoded by the coding sequence ATGGATATAAAACCTCTAAATTCTTACATTCAAAATCTAACTAAACCACTTGTTATTGCCGGGCCATGTAGTGCAGAGTCTGAAGAACAGGTTATGGCCGTTGCTCGAGAGGTAAAGAATATTGAACAAGTAAAAATATTTAGGGCCGGGATCTGGAAACCTAGAACAAGACCTGGAACATTTGAAGGCGTTGGAAGCTTAGGACTACCTTGGCTCAAAAAAGTAAAACATGAAACGGGACTCCTCGTCTCTACTGAAGTCGCAAACGCATGGCATGTGGAAGAGGCCCTCAAACACGATATTGATATTCTCTGGATCGGTGCAAGAACTACAGCTTCTCCATTTGCCATTCAAGAAATTGCTGATGCAGTTAAAGGAACAAATATTCCAGTTTTTGTAAAAAATCCTATCAACGTTGATCTGGCCCTTTGGATTGGGGCCCTTGAGAGACTCTATAATTGTGGTATTACTAAAATGGCCGCAATACACAGAGGCTTTTCAGCTCCAGATAAAACTAAATACAGAAACATGCCTCTTTGGAGAATTCCAATTGAGTTGAAAAGAAGACACCCAAATATTCCTATCATCTGTGATCCAAGCCATATCGCAGGAAATAGATCACTCGTTCCAGTTGTTTGCCAAAAGGCCATGGATGTCAACCAAGATGGACTAATGATAGAAACACATTGTGATCCTAACAATGCCATGAGCGATGCTGCTCAGCAAATTACTCCTTCTTCACTTCGTGAACTCCTAGGAGGATTAAGTCTTAAAACAGAACGTTCTGATGATAAAGACTTTGAACATCACCTAGAGGAATTGAGAGCTAAAATTGATAGAATAGATCACGATCTACTAGAAGTTCTTCAACAAAGAATGGAGGTTGTGGAAAAAATTGGTGAGGCCAAAGCAGAATGTAATATTACTGCTCTTCAACTAAGCCGAATGGATGAATTGCTAATTGATAGAATGAGACAAGGTGAATCTCTTGGTTTGAGTCCTGAGTATATCAAAGAACTATACAATGTGATCCATGAAGAATCTGTTCGAAAACAAACTCGAATTATGAGCAATAAAAAGAAATAA